In the Leptolyngbya sp. SIO1E4 genome, one interval contains:
- a CDS encoding response regulator yields the protein MCRILIAEDEPRIAAFMQKGLRKAGFTPEVVHDGNAVLDKVLREKFELLLLDLGLPGKDGREVLTALRREGMNLPVVVVTALSIDPQDEENLRILASEVVNKPFLMRNLVQKVRSILGKSHDKP from the coding sequence ATGTGTCGAATTTTAATTGCAGAAGATGAGCCAAGAATTGCAGCCTTCATGCAAAAGGGTCTGAGAAAGGCTGGTTTTACCCCTGAAGTGGTACACGATGGCAACGCAGTACTCGATAAGGTGTTGCGAGAGAAATTTGAGCTATTGCTCTTAGATTTGGGCTTACCCGGAAAAGATGGGCGGGAAGTTCTCACAGCCCTGAGGCGGGAGGGAATGAACCTGCCGGTTGTGGTTGTGACGGCCCTTTCAATTGACCCTCAAGATGAAGAAAACTTGCGTATTCTAGCGAGTGAGGTCGTGAATAAACCATTCTTGATGCGCAATCTTGTTCAAAAGGTTCGCTCTATTCTGGGGAAGTCTCACGACAAACCCTAG